The Pedobacter roseus genome contains a region encoding:
- the fucP gene encoding L-fucose:H+ symporter permease: MSHTTTTNFQTSDTPKNGKGYLFPLILVTSLFFFWGFVHNLDPVLIPHLRKAFQLNVFESTLVDSSVFIAYFLLALPAGYIMRKYGYKSGIILGLILFAVGCLLFIPAANTAQYIFFLGALFIIACGLTFLETAANPYVTVLGPPETATQRLNFSQSFNGLAAFLAPVIGGKLIFTEVKYTDAQLAKLLPLEKQAYVLEEASTVKAPYLILGLIIIVVAILFIFTKLPDIKEEESANEKSSFGHVLGHSHLRWAIIGQFFYVGAQVCVLSLFISFVTTSAGITQDQAKWYAGAAGLAFMLGRFAGTFFMRFVAPHKLLMLYALISALLTLVSIFATGMITVYALIGVAFFMSIMFPTIFSLGIAGLGKDTKLGSSLIVMSIVGGAFLPPVLGLISDATHNIQYGYLVPFVCFLVVFYFGWKGWKPNHIEKEISLEA; encoded by the coding sequence ATGAGCCACACCACAACAACGAATTTTCAGACATCCGATACGCCTAAAAATGGCAAGGGATACCTGTTTCCATTAATTTTGGTTACCAGCCTCTTTTTCTTCTGGGGCTTTGTCCATAACCTCGATCCGGTATTGATTCCCCATTTGCGCAAAGCCTTCCAGCTGAATGTTTTTGAATCTACATTGGTCGATTCATCGGTTTTTATCGCCTATTTTTTATTGGCATTACCAGCAGGTTATATTATGCGTAAATATGGTTATAAAAGCGGGATCATATTAGGATTAATTTTGTTTGCTGTGGGTTGTTTATTATTTATTCCAGCCGCCAACACCGCACAATACATCTTTTTCCTGGGTGCACTTTTTATCATCGCCTGTGGTTTAACTTTTTTAGAAACGGCAGCAAATCCGTATGTTACGGTGCTTGGCCCACCTGAAACGGCTACGCAAAGGTTAAATTTTTCTCAATCGTTTAATGGTTTAGCCGCTTTTTTAGCTCCGGTTATTGGAGGTAAACTCATTTTCACCGAAGTAAAATATACCGATGCCCAATTGGCAAAACTACTGCCTTTAGAAAAACAGGCTTACGTGCTCGAAGAGGCATCCACTGTAAAAGCGCCTTATTTAATTTTGGGTCTCATAATTATTGTAGTGGCTATCTTATTTATTTTCACCAAACTACCCGATATCAAAGAAGAAGAAAGTGCCAATGAAAAAAGCAGTTTTGGCCATGTATTGGGTCATAGTCATTTGCGCTGGGCTATTATCGGACAGTTTTTTTACGTTGGTGCTCAGGTTTGCGTACTCAGTTTATTTATCAGTTTCGTTACCACATCGGCAGGAATTACACAGGATCAAGCAAAATGGTATGCGGGTGCAGCAGGTTTGGCTTTTATGTTAGGTAGGTTTGCCGGAACGTTCTTCATGAGGTTTGTGGCTCCGCATAAATTGTTAATGTTATACGCTTTAATCAGCGCCCTACTTACATTGGTATCCATTTTTGCTACTGGAATGATTACTGTTTACGCTTTAATAGGCGTGGCATTTTTTATGTCGATTATGTTCCCAACCATATTCTCATTGGGAATAGCAGGTTTGGGCAAAGATACCAAGCTGGGTTCATCGCTAATTGTAATGTCGATTGTTGGTGGTGCATTTTTGCCGCCTGTTTTGGGTCTGATATCAGATGCCACCCACAATATACAATATGGTTATTTAGTGCCTTTCGTTTGCTTTTTAGTGGTTTTTTACTTTGGCTGGAAAGGATGGAAACCCAATCATATTGAAAAAGAAATAAGTTTAGAAGCATAA
- a CDS encoding AraC family transcriptional regulator, with amino-acid sequence MKPHLLNVSTNTVDSFSARRDIMPDINNLWHYHSALELIYIRKGRGTQFIGDSIKNFSEGDVVLLGSNLPHYWRFDPEFFEKKEEESVDVYAIHFKEDFLGAAFIDLPENQELKKMLAQSKQGIQLLGAAKERIAGLMPLIIEATGTMRIIKLLEVLTEIANCEEKKTLVSLGFKPNFLENEKDRIQSIYNYTISNYKNKIELKEIAAVAKISPNSFCKFFKTKSRKTYTQFLNEIRVGQACKLLIENDLTVKEICYDCGFYNFTSFHKYFREITGKTPLKYQQAFSKQ; translated from the coding sequence ATGAAACCGCATTTACTTAATGTATCTACCAATACCGTAGATTCTTTTAGCGCCCGGAGGGATATTATGCCAGATATTAACAACCTGTGGCATTACCATTCTGCTTTAGAGCTGATATACATTAGAAAAGGCAGGGGAACTCAGTTTATTGGCGATAGCATTAAAAATTTTAGTGAGGGAGATGTGGTGTTGCTTGGGAGCAATTTGCCGCATTACTGGCGCTTTGATCCCGAGTTTTTTGAGAAAAAAGAGGAAGAATCGGTTGATGTTTATGCCATTCACTTTAAAGAAGATTTTTTGGGAGCAGCCTTTATTGATCTTCCCGAAAACCAGGAACTTAAAAAAATGTTGGCACAATCTAAACAGGGGATCCAGCTGTTGGGAGCGGCCAAAGAAAGGATTGCGGGTTTAATGCCACTCATTATTGAGGCCACAGGTACCATGCGGATTATCAAGCTATTAGAAGTTTTAACTGAAATAGCCAATTGTGAAGAGAAAAAAACATTGGTTTCATTAGGCTTCAAGCCTAATTTTCTGGAAAACGAGAAAGACAGGATCCAGTCGATTTATAATTATACCATCAGTAATTACAAAAATAAAATAGAACTGAAAGAAATTGCTGCAGTGGCTAAAATCAGTCCGAATTCGTTCTGCAAGTTTTTTAAAACCAAAAGCAGAAAAACCTACACCCAGTTTCTGAACGAAATTAGGGTGGGGCAGGCTTGTAAGTTATTAATAGAGAATGATTTAACAGTGAAAGAAATCTGTTACGATTGCGGTTTTTACAACTTTACCAGTTTTCATAAATATTTTAGAGAGATTACGGGGAAAACACCGCTTAAATACCAGCAGGCTTTTTCGAAGCAGTAA
- a CDS encoding GlxA family transcriptional regulator codes for MIQIGVLMPQNFRLLSVAAILDVFDTVNGFYRKDELETPFNISLITSDDKNYNFSEHPCIPLQKATNLDLILIPSFATNDIKECISANKSYIPWLNKQHYAGAEIATFCTGAFLLAASGLLDGKAATTHVDACSAFSTAFPNVHLKADKTVTQDGKLFTSGGATSTFHLLLHLLQIHCGKDMAVKVAKIFAIDMDRVNQLYFSTFQPIRHHNDDLVASAQEKIESNYQDVATIEEMIKDIPSSRRNIVRRFKQVIGITPIEYLQQTRIEAAKKLLEQTAQQMTEVIFNSGYNDPKAFRKVFRKSVGMTPTQYRDKFQAR; via the coding sequence ATGATACAAATAGGTGTTTTAATGCCCCAGAACTTCAGATTATTGAGCGTAGCGGCAATTTTAGATGTTTTTGATACCGTAAATGGATTTTATCGCAAAGATGAGCTCGAAACACCTTTTAATATCAGTTTAATTACCTCGGATGATAAAAATTATAACTTTAGCGAACACCCCTGCATACCCTTACAAAAAGCCACCAATCTTGATCTTATTCTGATCCCATCGTTTGCCACCAATGATATTAAGGAATGCATTTCGGCCAATAAAAGTTATATCCCATGGTTGAATAAACAGCATTATGCAGGGGCAGAAATCGCAACTTTTTGCACTGGTGCATTTTTACTGGCAGCATCTGGATTGTTGGATGGCAAAGCGGCTACCACACATGTTGATGCCTGTTCAGCATTTTCTACCGCTTTTCCAAATGTGCATTTAAAGGCTGATAAAACGGTAACGCAGGATGGCAAACTATTTACCAGCGGAGGCGCAACATCAACCTTTCATTTATTGCTGCACCTTTTACAGATCCACTGCGGGAAAGATATGGCGGTTAAAGTTGCTAAAATTTTCGCGATAGATATGGATCGGGTAAACCAATTGTACTTTAGCACTTTTCAGCCCATCCGCCACCATAATGATGACCTGGTGGCTTCGGCGCAGGAAAAAATAGAAAGCAATTACCAGGATGTGGCTACGATTGAAGAAATGATCAAAGATATTCCATCGAGCAGGAGAAATATTGTGCGCCGCTTTAAACAGGTAATCGGTATCACCCCTATCGAATACCTGCAGCAAACCCGTATAGAAGCAGCCAAAAAGCTTTTAGAGCAAACAGCACAACAAATGACGGAGGTGATTTTTAATTCCGGTTATAACGACCCGAAAGCATTCAGGAAAGTGTTCAGAAAATCGGTTGGGATGACGCCTACACAATATCGGGATAAATTTCAGGCGAGGTAG
- a CDS encoding DinB family protein, translating into MKSKPTSGRMYGIIVLYEMQTDFLLRALDGIDEKDAQKRLDTKANHIAWITGSVVQGRYFLAKSFGIDLPSITDELFANNKGIIDDAVYPPLADFIKDWKNISPKLQEALTQATDEKLEEKLNIPGMEITLFEMISFSTYRDANCIGQIALWRRLLGYPGMNYM; encoded by the coding sequence ATGAAAAGCAAACCAACCAGTGGCAGAATGTACGGTATAATTGTATTGTACGAAATGCAGACAGATTTTTTATTGAGGGCTTTAGATGGCATAGATGAAAAGGATGCGCAAAAAAGATTGGATACTAAAGCCAATCACATCGCATGGATTACCGGCAGTGTGGTGCAAGGGCGATATTTTCTGGCTAAATCGTTTGGCATCGATCTTCCATCCATCACCGATGAACTTTTTGCTAATAACAAGGGTATTATCGATGATGCGGTTTATCCGCCGCTTGCTGATTTTATAAAAGACTGGAAAAACATTTCTCCAAAGTTACAGGAAGCCCTAACCCAGGCTACCGATGAAAAACTGGAAGAGAAACTCAACATACCCGGAATGGAAATTACCCTCTTCGAAATGATCAGTTTCAGCACTTATCGGGATGCGAATTGTATCGGACAAATTGCCCTTTGGCGTAGGTTATTGGGCTACCCAGGAATGAATTATATGTAA
- a CDS encoding DinB family protein, translating into MEKVINEANETLLALENALSKFDAPLMNKVPFEGSWTAGQLAEHLVLSNSGFLQVINGPVTETDKPADLMVGTIKKDFLNFDVKYDSPKEIYPEDRIYNPSELLENLKQIRAGISEAAGNLDLTKTCSSYELPGYGFLTRLEAVYFVIYHTQRHIHQLKNIYNGLNPN; encoded by the coding sequence ATGGAAAAAGTAATTAATGAAGCCAATGAAACCTTGTTGGCACTGGAAAACGCGCTCTCAAAATTTGATGCCCCACTAATGAATAAAGTGCCTTTTGAGGGCAGCTGGACCGCAGGGCAACTGGCTGAGCACCTGGTTTTGTCTAATTCGGGCTTTTTGCAGGTTATTAATGGACCTGTTACGGAAACAGATAAACCAGCTGATTTAATGGTTGGGACCATTAAAAAAGATTTTTTGAATTTTGATGTGAAGTATGATTCGCCGAAAGAAATTTACCCTGAAGATAGGATCTACAATCCGTCTGAATTATTGGAAAATTTAAAACAGATTAGGGCGGGGATATCGGAAGCAGCGGGAAACCTGGATTTAACTAAAACCTGTAGTTCTTATGAACTACCCGGTTATGGTTTTCTTACCCGTTTAGAAGCTGTTTATTTTGTGATATATCATACGCAGCGACATATCCACCAATTAAAAAATATTTATAATGGCTTAAATCCCAATTGA
- a CDS encoding VOC family protein → MATLNTYLNFNGNTEEAFNFYKSVFGGEFLVVQRYKDSPGCDGMPVDDQEKLMHIALPIGGNILMGTDITAPMPPATLGTGISLSVDATSEEEAKRLFDTLSAGGTITMALEKTFWNALFGMATDKFGIQWMVNYDYK, encoded by the coding sequence ATGGCAACACTTAACACTTATTTAAATTTTAACGGGAACACAGAAGAAGCATTCAACTTTTATAAGTCTGTTTTTGGCGGTGAGTTTCTGGTCGTGCAACGTTATAAAGATTCTCCCGGATGCGATGGAATGCCTGTGGACGATCAGGAAAAATTGATGCACATCGCTTTACCCATTGGTGGCAATATTTTAATGGGAACCGATATTACTGCCCCAATGCCGCCGGCAACATTAGGCACGGGTATTTCACTCTCGGTTGACGCGACTAGTGAAGAAGAAGCCAAACGTTTATTTGATACCCTTTCTGCAGGTGGTACCATAACCATGGCTTTAGAAAAAACCTTTTGGAATGCACTTTTCGGGATGGCCACTGATAAATTCGGGATTCAGTGGATGGTGAATTATGATTATAAGTAG
- a CDS encoding DoxX family membrane protein: protein MKIAVIVVRVLLAAMYLFASVSYFLNLMPKAPEMTAAQTTFMTGIMASVYLFPLIKITELIGGALLLINRTAPLAAIIIFPVTLNVFLYHAFLGPKDLPMVAVMLLFNLFLFYAYRAKYLPIVSK from the coding sequence ATGAAAATTGCAGTAATTGTTGTACGCGTACTCTTGGCCGCCATGTATCTTTTTGCCTCGGTGAGCTATTTTCTTAACTTGATGCCGAAGGCGCCGGAGATGACGGCTGCGCAAACCACCTTTATGACAGGCATAATGGCATCGGTTTATCTTTTCCCATTGATTAAAATAACAGAATTGATCGGAGGTGCATTATTGCTGATTAACCGAACAGCACCGCTTGCGGCGATCATTATTTTTCCGGTAACTTTAAATGTCTTTCTGTATCATGCATTTTTAGGTCCCAAAGATCTTCCAATGGTTGCAGTAATGTTGTTATTCAACCTGTTCCTGTTTTATGCTTACAGGGCAAAGTACCTGCCAATCGTTTCAAAGTAA
- a CDS encoding DUF2147 domain-containing protein yields MRKLPFLMLLFVAVSFSAFAQNKDAIVGKWLNPSGEGQIEIYKKGDKFYGKLAWIKEPNINGKPKLDVKNPDEKLQKRALLNLEILKDFKYDDGKWTDGTIYDPKSGKTYSCNMTLKSADVLNIRGYVGISLLGRSETFRRVK; encoded by the coding sequence ATGAGAAAGTTACCATTTTTAATGCTGCTCTTTGTAGCAGTGTCATTTTCTGCCTTTGCACAGAATAAAGATGCTATTGTAGGCAAATGGCTAAATCCATCAGGAGAAGGACAGATAGAAATTTATAAAAAAGGCGATAAGTTTTATGGAAAATTGGCCTGGATAAAAGAGCCGAACATCAACGGAAAACCTAAATTAGACGTTAAAAACCCTGATGAAAAGCTACAAAAACGTGCTTTATTAAATCTGGAAATACTGAAAGATTTTAAATATGATGATGGAAAATGGACCGATGGAACAATTTACGATCCAAAAAGTGGTAAAACCTATAGTTGCAACATGACCTTAAAAAGTGCTGATGTATTAAATATCCGTGGTTATGTAGGGATTTCACTTTTGGGAAGATCGGAAACTTTTAGAAGGGTTAAATAA
- a CDS encoding WD40/YVTN/BNR-like repeat-containing protein yields the protein MKKILWCLLVAPFFCAAQSYTIKPLNENAKTSLRGLSVVSNQVTWVSGSNGSIGKTIDGGKTWTWVKPKGYEKIDFRDIEAFDDKQAVIVGIASPAYILKTTDAGETWTENYKNVDSAIFLDGVSFWDKNRGIIFGDPINDQLQLLKTTDAGKTWQDISSNLKTSLVKGEASFAASGTTIKTLSGGKTWIATGGTVSNIYFSPDYGQTWQVFKCPILQGENSTGPFSIDFLNEKTGVTVGGNYLKDKENANNILLTNDGGKTWQKPNTPVLGFRSGVAYLGAKTLVATGTSGTDISTDGGQNWKHISDKSFNAVQKAKKGKIVMLAGDKGAIYQLDAAN from the coding sequence ATGAAGAAAATATTATGGTGCCTTTTAGTGGCACCTTTTTTTTGTGCCGCGCAGTCGTATACTATCAAACCTTTAAATGAAAATGCTAAAACCAGTTTGCGTGGCTTAAGCGTGGTATCCAATCAGGTTACCTGGGTAAGCGGCAGTAACGGTTCAATCGGTAAAACAATTGATGGCGGCAAAACCTGGACATGGGTAAAACCTAAGGGTTATGAGAAAATCGATTTCAGGGATATCGAAGCTTTTGACGATAAACAGGCTGTTATTGTGGGGATCGCATCGCCCGCTTATATCTTAAAAACTACAGATGCAGGCGAAACCTGGACAGAAAACTATAAAAATGTAGACTCGGCCATATTTTTAGATGGTGTGAGTTTTTGGGATAAAAACAGAGGCATCATTTTCGGCGATCCGATCAATGATCAATTACAATTGCTTAAAACCACCGATGCAGGAAAAACCTGGCAGGATATCTCTTCAAATTTAAAAACAAGTTTAGTCAAGGGCGAAGCCAGTTTTGCGGCCAGTGGTACCACCATAAAAACATTATCAGGTGGAAAAACCTGGATTGCCACCGGTGGAACAGTTTCTAACATCTATTTCTCGCCTGATTATGGCCAAACCTGGCAGGTATTTAAATGTCCGATTTTACAGGGCGAAAATAGCACAGGTCCTTTCTCTATCGATTTTTTGAATGAGAAAACAGGTGTAACTGTTGGCGGAAACTATTTAAAAGATAAAGAAAATGCGAATAACATTCTTTTAACAAACGATGGTGGTAAAACCTGGCAAAAACCAAATACACCTGTTTTGGGCTTTCGTTCGGGTGTGGCTTACCTCGGTGCCAAAACATTAGTTGCTACAGGAACATCGGGTACAGATATCTCAACAGATGGGGGCCAAAACTGGAAACACATTTCTGATAAAAGCTTTAATGCTGTTCAGAAAGCAAAAAAAGGTAAGATAGTTATGTTGGCAGGAGATAAGGGAGCTATTTATCAATTAGATGCTGCTAACTAA
- a CDS encoding TerC family protein, whose product MDFLHTILGDDIQAGLLIILNLIVIESLLSVDNAAVLATMVMDLPKNQRDKALKYGIIGAYVFRGICLFLAAWLVKIWWLKPLGGLYLLYLAFDYFRKKNSKNNDEEEEVDKSKSWIYKSTVGLIGTFWATVALVEVMDLAFSIDNVFAAVAFTDHIWLIYIGVFIGILAMRFVAQAFVKLMEKFTFLETVAFIVIGVLGIKLTSSLFTHFYPESPISHAIEGEKTDLFVSIFTVAIFIIPVITSLLFNYPKKHKSDIIISDEAEDVLDKS is encoded by the coding sequence ATGGATTTTCTGCACACAATTTTAGGTGATGATATACAGGCCGGATTATTAATTATTTTAAACCTGATTGTAATCGAGAGTTTGCTCTCAGTTGATAATGCTGCGGTTTTGGCTACCATGGTTATGGATTTGCCAAAGAACCAACGCGATAAAGCATTAAAATATGGTATTATAGGTGCTTACGTTTTCAGGGGTATCTGTTTGTTCCTGGCTGCATGGCTGGTAAAAATCTGGTGGTTAAAACCGCTGGGTGGTTTATACCTGCTGTACCTGGCATTCGATTATTTTAGAAAAAAGAACAGTAAAAACAACGATGAAGAAGAGGAAGTAGATAAAAGCAAAAGCTGGATTTATAAATCAACAGTAGGTTTAATCGGTACTTTTTGGGCAACTGTTGCGCTGGTAGAGGTGATGGATTTAGCCTTCTCTATTGATAACGTTTTTGCTGCGGTGGCCTTTACCGATCACATCTGGTTAATCTACATCGGTGTTTTTATCGGTATTTTGGCCATGCGTTTTGTGGCACAGGCTTTTGTGAAATTAATGGAGAAATTTACCTTTTTAGAAACGGTAGCTTTCATCGTAATCGGTGTTTTAGGGATTAAACTCACCTCATCGTTATTTACACATTTCTATCCGGAGTCGCCCATTTCTCATGCCATTGAAGGCGAAAAAACAGATCTTTTCGTATCTATTTTTACCGTGGCCATTTTTATTATACCAGTAATAACCTCTTTATTGTTCAACTATCCAAAAAAACACAAAAGCGACATTATCATTTCGGATGAGGCCGAAGATGTATTGGATAAATCTTAA
- a CDS encoding HAD family hydrolase, with protein sequence MAFYKHYSFDLWLTLIKSNPTYKQERVQYFYRNFNGKHKSVEEIAVIFRQVDLMVNAINEKAGKNVDADEMYLMIISMINDYDFNFRDVDLQVLDHDMEQIVFAHMPKLYCDDCLNVLAKIKESGKSSTNILSNTGFIKGKTLTKVINHLGIAQYIDFQLYSDEVRMSKPSTGFFQLMLNTIDRTKHPELQLKEIIHIGDNPHADVRGQKLWASKVC encoded by the coding sequence ATGGCTTTTTACAAACATTACTCATTCGATCTTTGGTTAACGCTGATTAAATCTAATCCAACGTATAAACAAGAGCGGGTACAGTATTTTTACCGCAATTTTAACGGCAAACATAAATCTGTTGAAGAAATAGCGGTTATTTTCCGTCAGGTTGATTTAATGGTAAATGCCATTAATGAGAAGGCTGGGAAAAACGTTGATGCAGACGAAATGTATTTAATGATCATCAGTATGATCAATGATTACGATTTTAACTTTCGTGATGTAGACCTGCAGGTGCTGGATCACGATATGGAGCAAATTGTATTTGCACACATGCCAAAACTCTACTGTGATGATTGTTTAAATGTGCTGGCTAAAATTAAAGAATCGGGCAAAAGTTCCACCAATATCTTAAGCAACACCGGGTTTATTAAAGGCAAAACCTTAACAAAGGTCATCAATCATTTGGGCATCGCTCAGTATATCGATTTTCAGCTTTATTCTGACGAAGTGCGCATGTCAAAACCCAGTACCGGATTTTTTCAGTTGATGCTTAATACTATCGACAGAACAAAACATCCTGAATTACAGTTAAAAGAGATCATACATATTGGCGATAACCCGCATGCCGATGTCCGCGGGCAGAAGCTATGGGCATCAAAAGTATGCTGA
- a CDS encoding phosphoribosyltransferase family protein: MIPYSYSLHKIDNTTDFGFSADDYSRFKFGDDLVARSFGKDLADGFIRYYLVDNLITDQIVVISSPYSFIPTATFAMKNYFVSQLNRWLVENGGLAVQETKVHRTITYKEDYGELSAEERLSLIGNDSFHIDKDFLTGKTLLFLDDIKITGSHERMILKMAKEYGLKNEMHMLYFAELVNKNIHPNVENLLNYHQIKSIFDLEEIIDSGNFCFNTRIVKYILNTTSSSFTIFLERRTTDFINQLYDLSLGNNYHTIEAYSENLHLIKDYIKNNNYKLI, from the coding sequence ATGATACCGTATAGTTATTCACTCCATAAAATCGACAATACAACCGACTTCGGTTTTAGTGCTGATGATTACAGCCGTTTTAAGTTCGGCGATGACCTGGTTGCCCGGTCATTTGGTAAAGACCTCGCCGATGGCTTTATCCGTTATTATCTTGTTGATAATCTGATTACCGATCAGATCGTGGTGATTTCGAGCCCTTACAGCTTCATACCCACAGCAACTTTTGCGATGAAAAATTATTTCGTAAGTCAGCTTAACCGCTGGCTGGTCGAAAATGGTGGTTTAGCTGTGCAGGAAACAAAAGTACACCGAACCATTACCTATAAGGAAGATTATGGCGAATTAAGTGCAGAAGAAAGGCTTTCGCTGATCGGGAATGATTCTTTTCATATCGATAAGGATTTTCTGACCGGGAAAACGCTTTTATTTCTGGATGATATTAAAATTACCGGAAGCCATGAGCGGATGATCTTAAAAATGGCAAAAGAATATGGCCTGAAAAACGAAATGCACATGCTTTATTTTGCCGAACTGGTAAATAAAAACATTCATCCAAATGTAGAAAACCTGCTGAACTATCACCAGATTAAGTCTATTTTTGATCTGGAAGAAATTATCGATAGTGGAAATTTTTGTTTCAACACCCGTATCGTAAAATATATTCTAAATACTACTTCGAGCAGTTTTACTATATTTTTAGAACGAAGAACTACCGATTTTATCAACCAGCTTTACGACCTTTCGCTTGGCAATAATTACCATACCATAGAGGCGTATTCCGAAAATTTACATCTCATTAAAGATTATATCAAAAACAACAATTATAAATTAATTTAA
- a CDS encoding TerD family protein produces the protein MAINLQKGQRENINAPKFTIGLGWDTNSSSTGSAFDLDASIFILNDQKKLVSDENFVFYNNLISPDGAVEHTGDNLTGDGDGDDEQVKIDLTKIDAKVSEICIVVTIHDAENRRQNFGQVRNSFIRIFDTTTNEVVLKYELEEDFSIETAVEFGRIYKREDKWKFEAVGVGMKGGLQDYLNKYQ, from the coding sequence ATGGCTATTAATTTGCAAAAGGGGCAAAGAGAAAATATCAATGCTCCTAAATTTACAATAGGTTTAGGTTGGGATACCAACAGCTCTTCTACCGGTTCTGCATTCGATTTAGATGCTTCAATTTTTATATTAAACGATCAGAAAAAATTAGTTTCTGACGAAAATTTTGTTTTCTACAATAACCTCATTTCTCCAGATGGCGCTGTAGAACATACAGGCGATAACTTAACCGGCGATGGTGACGGCGATGATGAACAGGTTAAAATCGATCTGACCAAAATTGATGCTAAAGTAAGCGAAATCTGTATAGTGGTTACCATTCATGATGCAGAGAACAGAAGACAGAATTTTGGCCAGGTGAGAAACTCTTTCATCCGTATTTTTGATACCACAACCAATGAAGTGGTTTTAAAGTATGAACTGGAAGAAGATTTCTCAATTGAAACAGCTGTAGAATTCGGCAGAATTTACAAACGCGAAGATAAATGGAAATTTGAGGCTGTTGGCGTAGGTATGAAAGGTGGTTTACAAGATTATTTAAACAAATATCAATAA
- a CDS encoding TerD family protein, whose protein sequence is MAINLQKGQRISLEKSNGSKLQNVCVGINWGAIEKKGLFGFGSSKEAVDLDGSCALYNENKQLLEVVYFGNLKSKNGSVKHSGDDLTGDMGGDDGLDNEVITLDFAQLDANVSYAAFVLNSFRGHDFGTIPFASIRIYEGTTKRVNEVFAKYDIANGSNFAGHVSMVMGVFYKKNGEWKFNAIGEPTKDRKLEDTVKTVNQNYL, encoded by the coding sequence ATGGCAATCAATCTTCAAAAAGGACAGCGTATCAGTCTTGAAAAAAGCAATGGTAGCAAACTTCAGAATGTTTGCGTAGGTATTAACTGGGGTGCTATCGAAAAGAAAGGTCTTTTCGGTTTCGGATCTTCAAAAGAAGCAGTAGATTTAGATGGAAGCTGTGCCTTGTATAACGAAAACAAACAGCTTTTAGAAGTTGTTTATTTTGGTAACCTAAAATCTAAAAACGGATCGGTAAAACACAGCGGTGACGATTTAACCGGCGATATGGGCGGTGATGATGGCCTGGACAATGAAGTGATTACGCTTGATTTTGCCCAGCTTGATGCTAACGTAAGTTATGCGGCTTTTGTGTTGAACAGCTTTAGAGGTCACGATTTTGGAACCATTCCTTTTGCATCTATCCGCATTTACGAAGGTACAACCAAACGTGTAAACGAAGTTTTCGCCAAATACGATATTGCCAACGGTTCTAATTTTGCAGGTCATGTATCAATGGTAATGGGTGTTTTCTACAAGAAAAACGGCGAATGGAAATTTAATGCCATTGGTGAGCCAACCAAAGACAGGAAACTGGAAGATACTGTTAAAACTGTAAACCAAAATTATTTATAA